From the genome of Miscanthus floridulus cultivar M001 chromosome 10, ASM1932011v1, whole genome shotgun sequence, one region includes:
- the LOC136489242 gene encoding uncharacterized protein, which yields MTRYRLSDHYILERKSGEAAGRSNLTVVLLDNIHTEVAKGRARPLLVLASLCAAAAALLPHGAAAAAAGWGRVASPACRCKPGWSRYHLAAVQFPFLPCVIPNCKNKTPRSPLFSTMILRIIDISASASLRAHSAARPTMGCHQPQLWRRSIRISLAGEHSRRIGVGTKSVMACCKKYCGDCPCSSHAGTIHSSCQDGSPSSSPAPAPSPPPPAVLPPLTTFDPCLMQYCGDGGTCEKASDFTHCCSCRDGYANLLNDTSYPCYQHCSLGSDCKGLGIDVINGSTPSSSPPAPFSFTVKKSGAGAAAAAPADTLLGLLLLLTFYGLQ from the exons ATGACTCGGTACAGACTATCAGATCATTATATATTAGAGAGAAAATCTGGAGAAGCCGCCGGCAGGTCAAACCTGACGGTCGTCCTTCTGGACAACATACATACA GAGGTAGCAAAGGGGCGTGCCAGGCCGCTCCTCGTGCTGGCGTCtctctgcgccgccgccgccgccttgctGCCCCATGGAGCCGCCGCCGCAG CTGCGGGATGGGGACGTGTAGCGAGTCCAGCGTGCCGGTGCAAGCCCGGCTGGAGCCGCTATCACCTCGCCGCCGTACAGTTCCCCTTCCTCCCCTGCGTCATCCCAAACTGTAAGAACAAGACTCCACGCTCTCCACTCTTCTCTACAATGATTCTGCGCATCATCGATATCTCTGCCTCTGCCTCCTTGCGCGCCCACTCGGCGGCACGGCCGACGATGGGTTGTCACCAACCTCAGCTCTGGCGACGTTCCATCAGGATCAGCCTGGCCGGGGAACACTCCAGGAGGATCGGAGTTGGGACCAAGTCCGTCATGGCATGCTGCAAAAAGTACTGCGGCGACTGTCCTTGCTCTTCGCATGCAGGCACCATCCACTCGTCGTGCCAGGACGGGTCGCCGTCGTCATCCCCGGCGCCggctccatcgccgccgccgccagcggtGCTGCCGCCGCTAACCACCTTCGATC CGTGCCTGATGCAGTACTGCGGCGACGGCGGCACCTGCGAGAAGGCGTCCGACTTCACCCACTGCTGCAGCTGCCGCGACGGCTACGCCAACCTCCTCAACGACACCTCCTACCCGTGCTACCAACACT GTTCGCTGGGCTCGGACTGCAAGGGGCTAGGGATCGACGTGATCAACGGGTCCACGCCGAGCTCGTCGCCGCCTGCACCCTTCTCCTTCACCGTCAAGAAGTCCGGCGCCGGAGCTGCTGCCGCGGCGCCTGCTGACACGCTCCTGGGTCTGCTCTTGCTGCTCACCTTCTACGGGCTCCAGTAG